A single genomic interval of Caldalkalibacillus uzonensis harbors:
- a CDS encoding heavy metal translocating P-type ATPase: MSVPLSQQKETNAASVSEVKWLSYPFFKRNGQLIAALGSGLLLVLAWLLSRVDQEPVSVLLYLTAYLIGGYVQGKEGLMQLFKERKVTVNLLMVLAAAGAALIGHWAEGAILIFIFALSGALETYAVNKSNKEITALMTLQPEEATLVDGDALRKVHVEQLQIGQHILVKPGERIPVDGQIVKGQTTVDESILTGESIPVEKGSGDEVFTGTMNGPGTLVVCVQKEAHDTVFQKIVKLVQDAQNKKSPGQQFIERFETIYVKVVLAVVLLMMFLPHYLFGWSWTETIYRAIVLLVVASPCAIVASISPAMLSAISNSARRGVLLKSGVHLETLANLQAICLDKTGTITQGEPVVTDVYVCDGMDIEQFLRTVGSVEQVSSHPLADAITRCVKDKGISLFQPEYVENVPGHGVKAQIEGHEWKIGKLDFVGKEKGYAFKNGIAHKLEQERKTVVYVACGEEVIGVIALKDTVREEAKRAVARFKKLGIEPVLITGDTYDTAQKIAQEVGIRHFYAQCLPEDKVRHIHRLRGPEGKQVAMVGDGINDAPALATASVGITMGAGSDVAIETGDIVLVKNNLLQLAHTVELARRMNRIIMQNIVFSVSVIILLVLANAFQVLTLPYGVIGHEGSTLLVILNGLRLLKGTGSQGRD; this comes from the coding sequence ATGTCCGTACCTCTGTCCCAACAAAAAGAGACGAACGCGGCAAGTGTTTCGGAAGTTAAGTGGTTATCGTACCCATTCTTCAAACGGAACGGGCAACTCATTGCTGCCTTGGGCAGCGGATTGCTTCTTGTGCTGGCCTGGCTGCTGTCCCGTGTTGACCAAGAGCCTGTCTCTGTATTGCTCTACTTAACCGCCTATCTCATTGGAGGATATGTACAGGGAAAAGAAGGATTGATGCAGTTATTTAAAGAGAGAAAAGTGACGGTCAATTTGCTGATGGTGCTGGCTGCCGCAGGTGCGGCTTTAATCGGGCACTGGGCAGAAGGAGCGATCCTGATCTTCATCTTTGCCCTCAGTGGGGCACTGGAAACATATGCCGTCAATAAAAGTAACAAAGAGATAACGGCCCTAATGACGCTGCAGCCTGAAGAAGCCACCCTGGTCGATGGGGATGCTCTCCGGAAAGTTCATGTTGAACAATTGCAAATTGGCCAACACATCCTGGTAAAGCCTGGGGAACGCATTCCGGTAGATGGTCAAATTGTCAAAGGGCAAACCACGGTTGATGAGTCCATTTTAACTGGGGAGTCCATTCCAGTGGAAAAAGGATCAGGTGATGAGGTGTTTACTGGCACCATGAACGGACCGGGCACTTTGGTGGTTTGTGTGCAGAAAGAAGCGCACGATACCGTTTTTCAAAAAATCGTTAAGCTGGTTCAGGATGCCCAAAACAAAAAGTCCCCCGGCCAGCAATTTATTGAGCGCTTTGAAACCATTTATGTCAAAGTGGTGCTGGCTGTGGTGCTGCTCATGATGTTCCTGCCCCATTATCTTTTTGGCTGGTCATGGACGGAGACTATTTACCGGGCTATTGTCCTCCTAGTTGTTGCTTCTCCCTGTGCAATTGTGGCTTCGATCAGTCCAGCTATGTTGTCGGCTATATCCAACAGTGCCCGCCGGGGAGTGCTGCTCAAAAGCGGTGTTCATTTGGAAACGCTGGCCAATCTTCAGGCGATCTGTTTAGATAAAACAGGGACGATTACCCAGGGCGAACCAGTCGTCACCGACGTTTATGTGTGTGATGGCATGGATATTGAACAGTTTTTAAGAACAGTTGGGTCGGTGGAGCAGGTCTCTTCCCACCCTTTGGCTGATGCTATCACCCGCTGTGTTAAAGACAAGGGAATATCCCTTTTCCAGCCGGAATATGTGGAAAACGTGCCTGGACATGGGGTGAAGGCTCAAATCGAAGGGCATGAATGGAAGATAGGTAAATTGGATTTTGTCGGTAAAGAAAAGGGATATGCCTTTAAAAACGGGATTGCTCACAAGCTTGAGCAGGAAAGAAAAACTGTCGTTTACGTGGCTTGCGGAGAAGAGGTTATCGGTGTTATAGCTTTGAAAGATACAGTCAGGGAAGAGGCCAAGCGCGCTGTTGCACGTTTCAAGAAACTGGGTATTGAACCCGTCTTGATTACCGGAGATACGTATGATACAGCTCAAAAGATTGCTCAAGAAGTTGGGATTAGGCACTTTTATGCTCAATGCTTGCCGGAAGATAAAGTGAGGCACATTCACCGGCTGCGGGGCCCAGAAGGAAAACAGGTAGCCATGGTGGGGGACGGGATTAATGATGCGCCTGCCTTAGCTACGGCATCGGTCGGGATCACCATGGGAGCGGGCAGCGATGTGGCCATAGAGACCGGAGACATTGTCCTGGTTAAAAATAATCTTCTCCAATTAGCCCACACGGTTGAACTGGCCCGGCGCATGAACCGCATCATTATGCAGAATATTGTTTTTTCCGTCAGTGTGATTATCCTGCTGGTGTTGGCCAACGCTTTCCAGGTCCTCACCCTTCCGTACGGTGTTATCGGACACGAAGGCAGCACGTTGCTGGTGATATTGAACGGCTTGCGTCTGTTAAAAGGGACAGGATCTCAAGGAAGGGATTGA
- a CDS encoding alpha/beta hydrolase, with protein MGRKRRWLLWGSVGVIVLALLIIVGISMYVGWQLVHPEKKPLDEWPEDYGLTFEEFEVESLLDGIRLKGWIMETPGPAQGVLVFAHGYSGNRLEKPLPALALARDLVESGFHVVMFDFRNSGESEGNMTTVGLYEKDDLISVVQSMKVRYLDLPLGVIGFSMGAATALQAAAEEPLIEAVVADSPFRDLKAYLAENLSHWSDLPDFPFTPVILGILPRLIGIDPAEVSPQQAIQEIEVPVLLIHGTGDEAIPHSNSEAIYANGHPDDVLLWIAEGAGHVRTYNVYPEEYKTRVVHFFQEAFQNE; from the coding sequence ATGGGCAGAAAAAGAAGATGGCTGCTGTGGGGAAGCGTTGGCGTTATTGTGTTGGCGTTATTAATCATTGTAGGCATTTCTATGTATGTGGGCTGGCAACTGGTTCATCCGGAAAAGAAACCTTTGGATGAATGGCCGGAAGATTATGGCTTAACATTTGAGGAATTTGAGGTTGAGAGCTTGTTGGATGGAATAAGGCTTAAGGGATGGATCATGGAAACGCCTGGACCAGCTCAAGGGGTGCTCGTGTTTGCCCATGGATACAGTGGCAACCGGTTAGAAAAGCCGTTGCCAGCCCTGGCCCTGGCCCGTGACCTGGTAGAGAGTGGCTTTCATGTCGTTATGTTTGACTTCCGCAATTCTGGGGAATCAGAAGGGAACATGACGACTGTAGGCTTATATGAAAAGGATGATCTTATTTCTGTCGTGCAATCCATGAAAGTACGCTATTTGGACTTGCCTCTGGGTGTAATTGGATTTTCAATGGGTGCTGCGACCGCTTTGCAAGCAGCAGCAGAAGAACCATTAATTGAAGCTGTTGTTGCCGATTCACCGTTTCGTGATTTGAAGGCATATCTGGCAGAAAATTTGTCCCACTGGTCGGATCTGCCCGATTTTCCCTTCACACCTGTTATTTTGGGCATACTCCCCCGCCTGATAGGCATTGACCCGGCCGAGGTCAGTCCACAACAGGCCATTCAAGAGATTGAGGTACCCGTTCTCTTAATCCATGGCACCGGGGATGAGGCCATTCCCCATTCAAACAGTGAAGCCATTTATGCCAATGGTCATCCGGATGATGTCCTGCTGTGGATTGCTGAGGGCGCAGGACATGTACGGACGTACAACGTCTATCCTGAAGAATACAAAACCAGAGTGGTCCACTTTTTCCAAGAAGCATTTCAAAATGAGTAA